A single region of the Fusarium keratoplasticum isolate Fu6.1 chromosome 7, whole genome shotgun sequence genome encodes:
- a CDS encoding CHK domain-containing protein — protein sequence MAALANGISHQVRGAMESSDPLPLTVEELTASWFTKILGKPVHDARVVEAIHGTASKILLELIFEDSANVPIRVCVKGGFNPALTGIPYMLAVYRLEAEFYYHVAPTIKMPLPPTLYSGTDTVNGQGIVVMADLKSRGKPEDILWASQTVSLRDAILGLAAPEAWETQFSGEARPPVPDHMLDRERMTAAFQALWKPSNSTLNCLVHGDAHIGNTFISPTGEPGFLDWQVIHTGSVMHDVSYFIIGALSIEDRRKNEKKLLQSYLDALSHAGGPRLQSEEVWDEYRKHTFHGFAWALATPMMQSREIVHAMTERHCAAIVDHESVKLLEATEE from the exons ATGGCGGCTTTAGCGAATGGTATTTCTCATCAAGTGAGAGGTGCCATGGAATCAAGCgaccctcttcctcttaCCGTTGAAGAGCTCACTGCCTCCTGGTTCACCAAGATTCTGGGCAAGCCGGTCCACGACGCGAGGGTCGTCGAAGCTATTCACGGCACAGCATCCAAGATCCTTCTTGAGCTGATCTTTGAGGACTCTGCCAATGTTCCGATCAGGGTTTGCGTCAAGGGTGGCTTCAATCCAGCTCTGACCGGCATTCCCTACATGCTGGCCGTCTACAGACTAGAAGCCGAGTTCTATTACCATGTCGCCCCAACCATCAAGATGCCTCTCCCGCCAACGCTTTATAGTGGTACGGATACCGTCAATGGGCAGGGAATCGTTGTGATGGCCGATCTCAAGTCTAGGGG CAAGCCCGAGGACATTCTATGGGCCAGCCAAACTGTTTCGCTCAGGGATGCAATCTTGGGCCTGGCGGCCCCGGAGGCATGGGAGACGCAATTCTCTGGGGAGGCTAGACCTCCAGTGCCGGACCACATGTTGGACCGTGAGCGGATGACGGCGGCGTTTCAGGCCCTCTGGAAGCCGTCAAACTCGACTCTCAATTGTCTAGTCCACGGCGATGCACATATCGGCAATACATTCATTTCGCCTACTGGGGAACCTGGATTCCTGGACTGGCAAGTTATACATACCGGGTCAGTCATGCACGATGTTTCTTACTTTATCATCGGCGCGCTATCGATTGAGGACCGGCGGAAGAACGAGAAAAAGCTCCTGCAGTCTTATCTCGACGCTTTATCCCACGCAGGAGGGCCGCGGTTGCAATCAGAAGAGGTTTGGGACGAATATCGGAAGCATACTTTCCATGGATTCGCGTGGGCTCTTGCTACGCCGATGATGCAGAGCCGCGAGATTGTTCACGCGATGACGGAACGCCACTGCGCGGCTATCGTAGATCATGAGAGCGTAAAACTGCTGGAGGCGACTGAGGAGTAG
- a CDS encoding MACPF domain-containing protein, which produces MSSKDLPEIAQQALGKGFHVQVLFINKISASQEPKATINYKQLALKKSVQEVTLEDVRTYLDKKIDSKWSFCLENCAVVDETNALLYYLTLISVNATQLQALVPKKDEGPVETATLPVLTAYLCVEDAMAPVPRSAQGWGATWAENNKADTTLTDRSKSQIAAPTLSASHQANYAAESVGWAGARGDTTLPSAAGMLDCVVDFANKDWDKIMMLNKLLYAFDVRGKQLQITSARLPAFELVYSKKRSSIAHLQPFVEIQDTPHIAITEVSTEFQSSLADNAFSSKAVETMVSGGTPLVSVSVSAGMKSESSRGTASTEGGQRKEYHATYNFPRVRLFLDENTLQVSEYCDKALAALQEEPTLAKLVDFQRRFGTIFAQEVLLGGRLESTKAADSFASASSSTAKEDFKASVGAAVSYGLGAASVKGSTETQTGHDETSNNQRGNSAISFTARGGDTLLCADPAAWAATVAVWRNWRVIQQDEPVSLQALLGRFKKYAFVPNLFAQILKDAPKQPDPVPAPVEPPKFDANKPWNENTKIRLWIGSNTVLWPLSVKDGDPNNEAAGPKRNLSGDYPLLLFKGDARRAPGRDASTIFVNKTNGELVPQQENQGPNRFSFRKLESSGRWRPLNGSTIKNGEKVTLWCHSLGEGGWKSLDDAPESAVQAMYNKDVRFNVPSQTFTAVNGYAPAIFTVEYI; this is translated from the exons ATGTCTTCCA AAGATCTCCCCGAGATCGCCCAACAGGCCCTCGGGAAAGGCTTCCACGTTCAAGTCTTgttcatcaacaagatcagCGCCAGCCAAGAGCCTAAAGCAACAATCAACTACAAGCAGCTGGCTTTGAAGAAGAGCGTTCAAGAGGTGACACTGGAAGATGTACGAACGTACTTGGACAAGAAGATTGACTCCAAGTGGTCATTCTGTCTTGAGAACTGTGCTGTTGTTGACGAGACGAACGCGTTGCTTTACTACCTGACACTCATCAGTGTCAATGCAACCCAGCTACAGGCTCTTGTGCCCAAGAAAGATGAAGGGCCGGTTGAAACGGCTACTCTTCCCGTCCTGACGGCTTACTTGTGCGTTGAGGATGCCATGGCCCCAGTTCCAAGGTCGGCTCAAGGATGGGGAGCAACCTGGGCGGAGAACAACAAAGCGGATACAACGCTCACAGACCGAAGCAAGTCCCAGATCGCTGCTCCAACCCTTTCGGCGAGTCACCAAGCAAACTACGCGGCTGAAAGTGTCGGGTGGGCGGGTGCCCGGGGTGATACAACTTTGCCAAGTGCTGCCGGTATGCTTGACTGTGttgtcgactttgccaacaagGACTGGGACAAGATCATGATGCTCAACAAACTCCTCTACGCCTTCGACGTCCGTGGCAAGCAGCTTCAGATCACCAGCGCTCGACTTCCAGCGTTTGAACTGGTGTATAGTAAGAAAAGATCATCTATAGCACATTTGCAGCCCTTTGTCGAGATCCAAGACACGCCACACATTGCCATCACCGAAGTCAGCACAGAGTTCCAAAGCTCGCTGGCCGACAACGCCTTCTCGTCCAAGGCCGTCGAGACAATGGTCAGCGGAGGAACGCCACTGGTCTCCGTCAGCGTCTCAGCGGGTATGAAGTCAGAATCATCTCGCGGAACTGCTTCCACCGAAGGCGGCCAGAGGAAAGAGTACCATGCGACCTACAATTTCCCCCGTGTGAGATTGTTTCTGGATGAGAATACTCTTCAGGTTTCTGAGTACTGCGACAAGGCTCTGGCGGCGCTGCAAGAGGAGCCTACTCTAGCAAAGCTGGTAGACTTCCAGCGAAGATTTGGAACCATCTTTGCTCAGGAAGTTTTGCTGGGCGGTAGACTGGAGAGTACCAAGGCGGCTGACTCTTTCGCAAGTGCATCCAGCAGTACCGCGAAGGAAGACTTCAAGGCATCCGTGGGTGCAGCAGTTTCTTACGGTCTGGGTGCTGCATCGGTGAAAGGCTCCACCGAAACCCAGACGGGCCACGACGAGACCTCAAACAACCAGCGAGGTAACTCGGCAATTTCGTTCACAGCCCGTGGTGGTGATACTCTTCTTTGCGCCGA TCCTGCTGCTTGGGCGGCTACTGTTGCTGTGTGGCGGAACTGGAGGGTTATTCAG CAAGATGAACCGGTATCTCTGCAAGCTTTGCTTGGTCGCTTCAAGAAATATGCTTTCGTTCCAAACCTCTTCGCACAGATTCTGAAGGACGCGCCGAAGCAACCAGACCCTGTCCCTGCTCCTGTCGAGCCGCCAAAGTTCGACGCAAACAAGCCGTGGAACGAGAACACCAAGATCCGTCTCTGGATCGGGTCAAACACGGTCTTGTGGCCCCTGTCAGTCAAGGACGGTGACCCCAACAATGAGGCTGCTGGCCCCAAGCGTAAC CTCTCTGGAGACTACCCCCTGCTTCTCTTCAAGGGCGACGCACGCCGGGCCCCTGGCAGAGATGCGAGCACGATTTTCGTCAACAAGACCAACGGCGAACTCGTTCCACAGCAGGAGAACCAGGGCCCTAATCGTTTCTCTTTCCGTAAGTTGGAATCAAGTGGTAGATGGCGGCCATTGAATGGATCCACCATCAAGAACGGTGAGAAGGTGACCCTTTGGTGCCATTCGCTCGGCGAAGGCGGCTGGAAGAGCCTGGACGACGCCCCGGAGTCAGCTGTTCAGGCCATGTACAACAAGGATGTTAGGTTCAACGTTCCAAGCCAGACATTCACGGCTGTCAACGGCTACGCACCCGCCATTTTCACCGTCGAGTATATTTGA